The Gadus macrocephalus chromosome 13, ASM3116895v1 genome includes a window with the following:
- the LOC132470998 gene encoding LOW QUALITY PROTEIN: protein CBFA2T3-like (The sequence of the model RefSeq protein was modified relative to this genomic sequence to represent the inferred CDS: deleted 1 base in 1 codon) — protein MLDVCSEDSMELKSGTNGAYREEPVDHRLTDREWADEWRHLDHVLNCIVDMVEKTRRSVSVLRRCQESDREELNYWRRRSSEQDDPRKGGPGSAPFSKTHSPHSADSDSQRDMGSRPGSAYVPDEIWRKAEEAVNEVKRQAMDEVQKAVAEAEHKAFEMIASERAKMEKTLADAKRKAQQDAISVINEQEDSSECCWNCGRKASETCSGCNAARYCGSFCQHKDWERHHLICSPGLQAQPKPAIRAPVATAAAAAAAPLAGPLPVAGIKTGDRTPSPGGEKGSSSIASRSSAPSTPAPPPAADINGH, from the exons ATGTTGGACGTGTGCTCCGAGGACAGCATGGAGCTCAAG TCAGGCACTAACGGGGCCTACCGCGAGGAGCCGGTGGaccacagactgacagacagagagtgggcTGATGAGTGGAGGCATCTGGACCAC GTGCTGAACTGCATCGTGGACATGGTGGAGAAGACGCGGCGCTCTGTGAGCGTGCTCCGGCGCTGCCAGGAGTCCGACCGCGAGGAGCTCAATTACTGGAGGAGGCGTTCCAGCGAGCAGGACGACCCGCGCAAGGGGGGCCCTGGCTCGGCGCCCTTCTCCAAGACGCACAGCCCCCACTCGGCAGACTCCG ATTCCCAGAGGGACATGGGGTCCCGGCCAGGCTCGGCATACGTACCGGACGAGATCTGGAGGAAGGCCG AGGAGGCGGTGAACGAGGTGAAGCGCCAGGCCATGGACGAGGTGCAGAAGGCGGTGGCGGAGGCGGAGCACAAGGCCTTCGAGATGATCGCCTCGGAGCGGGCCAAGATGGAGAAGACGCTGGCCGACGCCAAGAGGAAGGCCCAGCAGGACGCCATCTCCGTCATCAACGAGCAGGAGGACTCCAGCGAG tgctgcTGGAACTGCGGCCGCAAGGCCAGCGAGACGTGCAGCGGCTGC AACGCCGCGCGCTACTGCGGCTCCTTCTGCCAGCACAAGGACTGGGAGCGCCACCACCTCATCTGCAGCCCCGGGCTCCAGGCGCAGCCCAAGCCCGCCATCCGGGCGCCCGTcgccacggcggcggcggcggcggcggcccccctCGCCGGCCCGCTGCCCGTGGCGGGGATCAAGACCGGCGACCGAACGCCGAGTCCCGGCGGGGAGAAGGGCTCCTCCTCCATCGCCTCGCGCTCCTCCGCCCCGTCCACGCCGGCCCCCCCGCCGGCGGCCGACATCAACGGACACTAG